The Hymenobacter sp. DG01 genome has a segment encoding these proteins:
- a CDS encoding SUMF1/EgtB/PvdO family nonheme iron enzyme, whose product MNKFLVLPLVALSTLILGGCGFGKGPQGDLVGAEDRPEFNPQEVPFGMVPCPGGTFHMGQTDQDISASMVNMNKQVTIAGFYMDETEITNNEYRQFMNAIRQDSIDVLGEEYVMTELYPDTTVWVRDFTYHMGDPLMEYYYTHPAFDDYPVVGVDWFAAKYFCNWRTKNKNAANAEAGLAPTPNFRLPSEAEWEYAARGGRDLATYPWGGPYLRNSKGCMLANFKPGRGDYASDGYAYTSPVGAFFPNDFGLYDMSGNVAEWCDDAYMEASVPVVWDMNPTNPDDNEPRKVVRGGSWKDIAYFLETGTRNFEYQDSARSYIGFRTAMIQIGMGTNGSLE is encoded by the coding sequence ATGAACAAGTTTCTCGTATTGCCTCTCGTCGCGCTTTCGACGCTTATCCTGGGGGGCTGTGGTTTTGGTAAAGGACCGCAAGGCGACCTGGTAGGGGCGGAGGACCGTCCGGAGTTCAATCCTCAGGAGGTACCGTTCGGAATGGTGCCTTGCCCCGGTGGCACGTTCCATATGGGCCAGACAGACCAGGATATTTCGGCCTCTATGGTGAACATGAACAAGCAGGTAACTATTGCCGGCTTCTACATGGACGAGACGGAAATTACCAACAACGAGTACCGTCAGTTTATGAATGCCATCCGGCAGGATTCCATTGACGTGCTCGGCGAGGAGTACGTTATGACGGAACTCTACCCGGATACCACGGTGTGGGTGCGCGACTTCACCTACCACATGGGTGACCCGCTGATGGAATACTACTACACCCACCCTGCCTTCGACGATTACCCGGTAGTAGGTGTTGACTGGTTTGCGGCCAAGTATTTCTGCAACTGGCGCACCAAGAACAAAAACGCAGCTAACGCTGAAGCCGGCCTGGCCCCAACCCCAAACTTCCGTCTGCCTTCGGAGGCCGAGTGGGAGTATGCTGCTCGTGGTGGCCGTGACCTGGCTACCTACCCCTGGGGCGGCCCCTACCTGCGGAACTCTAAAGGCTGCATGCTGGCTAACTTTAAGCCCGGCCGTGGCGACTACGCCTCCGATGGCTACGCCTACACATCCCCGGTTGGTGCTTTCTTCCCCAACGACTTTGGTCTGTACGACATGTCGGGCAACGTAGCCGAATGGTGCGACGATGCTTACATGGAAGCTTCAGTTCCGGTTGTGTGGGATATGAACCCCACCAACCCCGATGACAACGAGCCCCGCAAAGTGGTACGCGGCGGTTCCTGGAAAGACATTGCTTACTTCCTGGAAACGGGTACCCGTAACTTTGAATACCAGGACTCGGCACGCTCCTACATCGGTTTCCGCACGGCCATGATTCAGATTGGCATGGGCACCAACGGTAGCCTAGAATAA
- a CDS encoding PorP/SprF family type IX secretion system membrane protein, with amino-acid sequence MKRTILCACAALLVGKAVAQQQPQFSHYGFNGLNLNPAYAGVKGYGEVTALGRVQYFGYDGTFDEGGSPTTASLTISLPVPALAGGVGIGIYRDKIAQLNTTNLQLSYSRHITIGEGTLGLGVQGVFNNIYQGNYRPNERDDIYVPKEGSDGKMDVGAGVWYESPKLYAGLSVNNLLRAGYKFNSQVAASGRSARYLNENHAYLTAGVNVDLTSSIVLTPTALVKMVLPGKFGDDDKFSLRNNSYEVGARATVNDRYWGGLGYRTGDAFTALGGISFAKDNALRLGLAYDLIAFGQGAKASSSFEVMLGYRLPKPGPKLRPAIRTPRYSF; translated from the coding sequence ATGAAGAGAACTATACTTTGCGCTTGTGCGGCTTTGCTGGTGGGCAAAGCGGTAGCTCAGCAGCAACCGCAATTCAGCCATTACGGATTTAATGGCTTGAATTTGAATCCGGCGTACGCAGGGGTAAAAGGTTACGGTGAGGTGACAGCTCTCGGCCGTGTTCAGTACTTCGGTTACGACGGCACCTTTGATGAAGGAGGTTCCCCTACTACTGCTTCCTTAACCATCTCCCTGCCGGTTCCCGCTCTGGCCGGTGGCGTAGGGATTGGTATCTACCGCGACAAGATAGCGCAGTTGAATACTACCAATCTGCAGCTGTCCTATTCGCGGCACATCACCATCGGTGAAGGAACTTTGGGGCTTGGAGTGCAGGGAGTCTTTAATAATATCTACCAAGGCAATTATCGTCCGAATGAGCGGGACGATATTTATGTGCCGAAGGAGGGCTCAGATGGGAAAATGGATGTTGGAGCCGGGGTATGGTACGAGTCACCTAAGCTGTATGCTGGCCTGAGTGTCAATAATTTACTTCGTGCAGGGTACAAGTTCAATAGCCAGGTAGCAGCTAGTGGTCGTTCGGCCCGATATTTGAATGAGAACCATGCCTATCTGACGGCAGGGGTCAATGTTGATTTGACTTCCTCTATTGTTCTAACCCCGACGGCACTTGTGAAGATGGTTTTACCGGGTAAATTCGGAGATGACGACAAGTTTTCGCTGCGCAACAACTCGTATGAGGTAGGAGCCAGAGCAACAGTCAACGATCGGTATTGGGGAGGATTGGGGTACCGGACTGGGGACGCTTTTACCGCTTTGGGAGGCATCAGCTTTGCGAAAGACAACGCCCTTAGGTTGGGACTAGCTTACGACTTAATTGCATTTGGCCAAGGTGCGAAGGCGTCCAGCTCATTTGAGGTAATGCTTGGCTACCGTTTGCCAAAGCCTGGACCGAAATTGAGACCTGCTATTCGCACTCCACGGTACAGCTTCTAA
- a CDS encoding uroporphyrinogen-III synthase — MAESKDKPGTGRHAKRISSILVTQPKPSNDVSPYFSIAEKYGIKVDFREFIEVQPVSYKDFRKEKVNIQEHTAIIFTSRNAVDHFFRICQEAKIEMPAEMKYFCISEQTANYLQKYIVLRKRKLFVGQRTAADLFDVIKKHKGEKFLYPCSDIRKDDIPEFMRANGFKFTEAVIYRTVASDLSDLSDVKYDCIAFFSPSGISSLFINFPDFEQNGTRIAAFGPTTAKAVVEAGLELDIEAPQPNAPSMTGAIEAYIRLHHGADPVKEKKNAK; from the coding sequence ATGGCCGAGAGCAAAGACAAACCGGGGACGGGCCGTCATGCCAAGCGCATCTCCAGCATACTTGTCACCCAGCCAAAGCCCTCGAACGACGTTTCCCCCTACTTTTCTATTGCCGAGAAATACGGTATTAAAGTAGATTTCCGGGAGTTCATTGAGGTTCAGCCGGTTTCCTACAAGGATTTCCGGAAAGAGAAAGTCAACATTCAGGAGCATACGGCCATCATTTTCACTAGCCGTAATGCCGTTGACCATTTCTTCCGTATTTGTCAGGAGGCTAAAATTGAGATGCCTGCCGAAATGAAGTATTTCTGCATCTCGGAGCAAACGGCCAATTACCTGCAGAAGTACATTGTGCTGCGCAAGCGCAAGCTGTTCGTTGGTCAGCGCACGGCCGCCGACCTCTTCGACGTTATTAAGAAGCACAAGGGCGAAAAGTTCTTGTATCCCTGCTCCGACATCCGGAAGGATGATATTCCGGAGTTCATGCGGGCCAACGGCTTCAAATTCACCGAAGCCGTTATCTATCGTACCGTTGCCAGCGACCTGTCCGACCTCTCGGATGTGAAGTACGACTGCATTGCTTTCTTCAGCCCGTCAGGGATTAGCTCCCTGTTCATCAACTTCCCCGATTTCGAGCAGAACGGTACGCGTATTGCCGCCTTTGGCCCTACTACGGCCAAGGCTGTAGTAGAAGCAGGGCTGGAGCTAGACATTGAGGCACCCCAACCCAACGCCCCTTCCATGACGGGGGCCATTGAGGCGTACATTCGCCTGCACCACGGCGCCGACCCGGTTAAGGAGAAAAAGAACGCTAAGTAA
- a CDS encoding DUF4271 domain-containing protein, protein MSKAAEYRPLPPTPRAGLTQDWLIYDEARNRLVLYLSDYHAPTRAYYQWLSIRPGKALPITFTARANLSLFLDNRLVFTAHAPASYTVDLAKLLPAGSVAGPHLLCVWQPDGSPNLPSFVNAVPATPPRVGKASPPLLAAAPRPRGHQGQNVFVGFLLFIGLCYGSLRASYQPGFARIYQLEGLWGKGSTEQDFLIKPTLTWLNLGLVLLFALSFALLLVAIHTNIQSIVILRQLFDVAESAIVVRVLLYTALVAGFVLGKYLFLELLGYIFDVTELVTIQYREFIRTILFMGLFLPVVMLLYLGLNQRLPETVLWVSNGVVSLLLIGTVVRVARTLHHKTSLLNLHLFSYLCATEVIPLIILLKLIVFTY, encoded by the coding sequence TTGTCGAAGGCAGCCGAATACCGGCCCCTGCCCCCAACTCCCCGGGCCGGCCTCACCCAGGACTGGCTGATTTACGACGAAGCTCGTAACCGCCTGGTTCTCTACCTCTCCGACTACCACGCCCCCACCCGAGCCTATTACCAGTGGCTGTCCATCAGACCTGGAAAGGCCCTGCCCATCACGTTTACGGCCCGCGCGAATCTCAGCCTGTTCCTAGACAATCGGCTGGTTTTTACCGCGCACGCTCCTGCGTCCTACACCGTTGATCTGGCCAAGCTGCTACCTGCTGGGAGTGTTGCCGGTCCTCATCTGCTCTGCGTATGGCAGCCGGATGGTTCGCCCAACCTGCCATCTTTCGTGAATGCCGTACCCGCTACCCCCCCTCGGGTCGGGAAGGCCAGCCCGCCACTGCTGGCAGCTGCCCCTCGCCCGCGTGGACACCAGGGCCAGAATGTTTTTGTAGGGTTTCTGCTATTCATCGGGCTATGCTATGGTAGCCTGCGCGCCTCCTACCAGCCCGGCTTTGCCCGTATCTATCAGCTGGAAGGACTTTGGGGCAAAGGGTCCACGGAGCAGGATTTCCTGATTAAGCCTACCCTTACCTGGCTGAACCTGGGACTGGTGCTGCTCTTTGCCCTGTCGTTTGCGCTTCTGCTGGTGGCTATCCATACCAATATTCAAAGCATTGTTATCCTGCGTCAGCTCTTCGACGTGGCTGAGTCGGCAATTGTAGTGCGGGTGCTGCTCTACACGGCGCTGGTTGCCGGTTTCGTGCTGGGGAAATACCTGTTTCTGGAGCTGCTGGGATATATTTTCGACGTGACGGAACTGGTCACCATTCAGTACCGCGAGTTTATTCGCACTATTCTGTTCATGGGTCTGTTTCTGCCCGTTGTCATGCTGCTATACCTGGGGCTAAATCAGCGCCTGCCAGAAACTGTGTTGTGGGTATCCAATGGGGTGGTTTCCTTGCTGTTGATTGGCACGGTGGTACGTGTAGCGCGTACACTTCATCATAAGACTTCGCTGCTGAATCTGCATTTGTTTTCGTACCTTTGCGCCACAGAAGTGATTCCTTTGATCATTCTGCTTAAGCTGATCGTTTTTACTTACTGA
- a CDS encoding MraY family glycosyltransferase has product MNALGIQLGLSSLWAFLVALFAVPSIIYIAHLKNMLDTPNVRTVHESLTPRLGGVAVFAGFMSALTIFAPLNNGVQQLLAGCIVLFFVGLKDDLVSISVSKKFIGQLLATGIVMIMADVRITSFQGILGVGELPIGISYAFTFFAIVGITNAINLIDGLDGLAGSIVLIIVSTYGYYFYQYGGDQFGNYVFVSVCVIGGILGFLRYNFHKATIFMGDTGSLVCGFIVSILTIQFIEMGLKVGQPFASSAPSVAVGILFVPLFDTLRVFIVRMMAGRSPFSPDKNHVHHRILAMGFQQISTVILLGLLNVVVILFVINFAYLGNTLLICALVAFSLVLSVFLGVYHSRAERQRVASN; this is encoded by the coding sequence ATGAATGCACTCGGAATTCAGTTGGGTTTGTCGTCCCTGTGGGCGTTTCTGGTGGCATTGTTCGCCGTTCCGTCCATTATCTACATCGCCCACCTGAAAAATATGCTCGATACGCCCAACGTACGGACCGTGCACGAGTCGCTGACTCCGCGGTTGGGTGGGGTAGCAGTATTTGCCGGGTTTATGTCGGCGCTTACCATCTTCGCCCCCCTCAACAATGGGGTGCAGCAGCTGTTGGCGGGATGCATTGTGTTGTTTTTTGTGGGTCTGAAAGATGACCTGGTTAGCATTTCGGTATCCAAGAAGTTTATTGGTCAGCTTCTGGCCACGGGCATCGTCATGATTATGGCCGATGTGCGGATTACCAGCTTTCAGGGAATCCTGGGGGTAGGGGAGCTGCCCATTGGTATCAGCTACGCCTTCACCTTCTTCGCCATCGTGGGTATTACCAACGCCATCAATCTCATTGATGGCCTAGACGGCCTGGCCGGCTCCATTGTCTTGATTATCGTTAGCACCTACGGCTACTATTTTTATCAGTACGGCGGCGACCAGTTTGGCAACTACGTGTTTGTTTCGGTCTGTGTAATAGGTGGCATCCTAGGATTTCTGCGCTACAACTTCCACAAAGCCACCATTTTCATGGGCGACACGGGCTCCCTGGTATGCGGCTTCATTGTATCTATCCTAACCATTCAGTTCATTGAGATGGGGCTGAAAGTGGGACAGCCATTCGCCTCTTCCGCCCCATCCGTTGCCGTTGGTATTCTGTTTGTGCCCCTGTTCGATACGCTGCGGGTATTTATTGTTCGTATGATGGCCGGCCGCTCGCCGTTTTCGCCGGATAAAAACCACGTGCATCACCGCATTCTGGCCATGGGCTTCCAGCAAATCAGCACAGTAATCCTGCTGGGGCTGCTTAACGTGGTTGTTATCCTGTTCGTAATCAATTTCGCCTACCTAGGCAATACGCTGCTGATCTGCGCGCTGGTAGCGTTTTCTTTGGTGTTGAGCGTTTTCCTGGGCGTGTACCACAGCCGGGCCGAGCGCCAGCGGGTAGCCTCTAATTAG
- the lipB gene encoding lipoyl(octanoyl) transferase LipB, with amino-acid sequence MTIYSACAGPEPTGDTPVPTEVTPAAVNQNRQIEVRRLGMVEYQPTWALQEQLLADTLALKALNRQALEAGLPPQPIPNYLLLCEHPHVYTLGKSGKPEHLLLDEAGLAAHAATFHRINRGGDITYHGPGQLVGYPILDLDNFFTDIHRYLRVLEEAVILTLADYGVRAGRIAGLTGVWIDFEEGALNPRKICALGVKCSRWVTMHGFALNVTTNLSYFGHIVPCGITDKAVTSLAQELGRAVAVAEVHDRLLPHLARLLEAEMYVNS; translated from the coding sequence ATGACTATATATTCTGCTTGCGCTGGTCCGGAGCCTACGGGTGATACTCCGGTTCCCACGGAAGTTACCCCCGCGGCCGTCAACCAAAACCGCCAGATTGAGGTGCGGCGCCTGGGCATGGTGGAGTACCAGCCCACCTGGGCGCTCCAGGAGCAGTTGCTGGCCGATACTCTGGCCCTGAAAGCCCTTAACCGCCAGGCGCTGGAAGCAGGGCTACCCCCGCAGCCTATCCCTAACTACCTGCTGCTCTGCGAGCACCCGCACGTTTATACCCTTGGTAAGAGCGGTAAGCCCGAGCACTTGCTGCTCGATGAAGCTGGCTTGGCTGCCCATGCGGCCACCTTCCACCGCATCAACCGCGGCGGCGACATCACGTACCACGGCCCCGGCCAGCTGGTAGGCTACCCCATCCTCGACCTCGATAACTTCTTCACCGATATTCACCGCTACCTGCGTGTGCTGGAAGAAGCCGTCATTCTGACCCTGGCCGATTACGGAGTGCGTGCCGGCCGTATTGCCGGGCTCACCGGCGTCTGGATTGATTTCGAGGAAGGAGCCCTTAATCCACGCAAGATTTGCGCCCTGGGTGTGAAATGCAGCCGCTGGGTAACCATGCACGGCTTTGCCCTCAACGTTACAACCAACCTTTCGTACTTCGGTCACATCGTTCCCTGCGGCATCACGGATAAAGCCGTAACCTCTCTGGCACAGGAATTGGGTCGGGCGGTTGCCGTTGCGGAAGTGCATGACCGTTTACTACCGCATCTGGCCCGCCTGCTGGAAGCCGAGATGTACGTCAACAGCTGA
- a CDS encoding YraN family protein: MLIASHQLGHEGEEAALRYLLARGYQLVHRNYRYRRAEVDLIVRQGQQLLVFVEVKTRSSVQYGHPEEFVTERKRQLLRLAAEQVQEELAWTGDIRFDIVALLPAADGLRIEHFEDAFY, from the coding sequence ATGCTGATTGCCTCCCACCAACTTGGCCACGAGGGCGAAGAAGCGGCCCTTCGCTACCTGCTTGCGCGGGGCTACCAGCTCGTGCACCGCAACTACCGCTACAGGCGCGCCGAGGTGGACCTGATTGTACGGCAGGGGCAACAGCTGCTGGTTTTTGTTGAAGTGAAAACCCGCTCCTCCGTGCAGTATGGCCACCCCGAGGAGTTTGTCACGGAGCGAAAACGCCAACTGTTACGGTTGGCCGCCGAGCAGGTGCAGGAAGAGTTGGCCTGGACCGGCGACATTCGTTTTGATATCGTGGCCCTGCTGCCGGCCGCCGATGGCCTGCGCATCGAGCATTTCGAGGACGCCTTTTATTAG
- a CDS encoding toxin-antitoxin system YwqK family antitoxin: protein MRLFRSCLLLALLAVGACSKKTVSFNSRPDQVGSLAVADSLTAARDTTAAPSLDAKRVALTKEQERAAKEKEKAAQRKPRKKKNIFLGERIKKAYVKSGPKGKNQVIETFYYLRTFQQPNQYAPARYIFDPKKRRIFKAAPGEIDGTQVKVLHGPYKKMQGGKVVETGFYAVGTRHLRWEKFTRDNILLSKTHYEKGFPRDANVTYYDAAQKQVKEVIPYVNGKLEGDYVRYNENGQLEWVGQFENGKRVGTWSRYWGFRNTRNRLRYEYEYGESGYEPEVAEPVLVKEYNRNGVAIFEKDKFDNRGKPDTARPGLR, encoded by the coding sequence ATGCGTTTGTTCCGTTCTTGCCTGCTGCTGGCTTTGCTGGCCGTGGGGGCCTGCTCCAAGAAAACAGTCTCCTTTAACAGCCGTCCGGACCAGGTTGGGTCGTTGGCCGTGGCCGATAGCCTGACAGCTGCCCGCGACACTACCGCCGCGCCCTCTCTCGACGCCAAGCGGGTAGCCCTGACCAAGGAGCAGGAGCGCGCCGCCAAAGAGAAGGAAAAGGCCGCCCAACGCAAGCCCCGCAAAAAGAAAAACATCTTTCTGGGCGAGCGAATCAAGAAAGCGTATGTGAAGTCGGGGCCGAAGGGAAAAAACCAGGTAATCGAAACGTTTTACTACCTCCGCACCTTCCAGCAACCTAATCAGTACGCCCCGGCCCGCTACATTTTCGACCCTAAAAAGCGCCGCATTTTTAAGGCTGCCCCGGGGGAAATAGATGGCACCCAGGTAAAGGTGCTGCACGGGCCGTACAAGAAAATGCAGGGTGGTAAAGTGGTGGAAACCGGGTTTTACGCCGTGGGCACGCGCCATCTGCGCTGGGAGAAATTCACCCGCGACAATATCCTGCTCAGCAAAACCCACTACGAAAAGGGTTTCCCGCGCGACGCCAACGTCACGTACTACGATGCGGCGCAGAAGCAGGTAAAAGAGGTTATACCCTACGTAAACGGCAAGCTGGAGGGCGACTACGTGCGCTACAACGAAAACGGACAGCTGGAGTGGGTAGGACAGTTCGAGAACGGTAAGCGGGTAGGAACCTGGAGCCGCTACTGGGGTTTCCGCAACACCCGTAACCGCCTCCGCTACGAGTACGAGTACGGCGAATCGGGCTACGAGCCGGAAGTAGCCGAGCCCGTGCTGGTAAAGGAATACAACCGCAACGGCGTCGCTATATTCGAGAAAGACAAGTTCGATAACCGCGGCAAACCCGACACGGCCCGTCCCGGTCTGCGGTAG
- the htpG gene encoding molecular chaperone HtpG: MQEKGSISIHTENIFPIIKKFLYSDHEIFLRELVSNAVDATQKLKSLGQLGEFKGELGELKVKVSVDKEARTITISDRGLGMTAEEIKKYINQIAFSGATEFVEKYKEKDAAAKDQIIGQFGLGFYSAFMVAKEVEIFSKSYKEGTEGAHWICDGSTEFSLETTEKAERGTDVVLHVAEDSDEFLEAARLKGILNKYCKFLPVEIEFEGEVINQTAPIWTKQPSELTDEDYTKFYQELYPFSEPPLFWIHLNVDYPFNLTGILYFPKVKDELQLQRNKIQLYSRQVFITDEVKDVVPEFLMLLHGVIDSPDIPLNVSRSFLQADANVRKINTYVTKKVADKLAELFRKDRTGFEEKWSDIGLFVKYGMLSDDKFYDKAKDFALVQNTAGKYFTLSEYQEFVQANQKDKNEQTVVLYTTDPEAQHAYVQAATERGYDVLKLDAVLDPHFIGQLEQKLEKTTFKRVDADTVSKLIEKEETTESVLSDDDKTRLQDVFKEAISNEHMHVQVEALSPQDAPVIITLPEFMRRMKDMQRVGGGGGMQMFGSLPDSYTVSVNANHPIALRVLQAEGEAGSKLARQAFDLALLAQGMLKGEALTAFVKRSADLLAAE; this comes from the coding sequence ATGCAAGAGAAAGGTAGCATCTCGATTCATACCGAGAATATCTTCCCCATCATCAAAAAGTTCCTGTACTCCGACCACGAGATTTTCTTGCGTGAGTTGGTCAGCAACGCCGTGGATGCCACCCAGAAGCTGAAAAGCCTGGGCCAGCTGGGCGAGTTCAAGGGCGAGCTGGGCGAGCTGAAGGTGAAAGTGAGCGTGGATAAGGAAGCCCGCACCATTACCATCTCCGACCGTGGCCTGGGCATGACGGCCGAGGAAATCAAGAAGTACATCAACCAGATTGCCTTCTCCGGGGCCACCGAGTTTGTGGAGAAGTATAAGGAGAAGGATGCCGCCGCCAAAGACCAGATCATCGGTCAGTTCGGCCTGGGCTTCTACTCGGCTTTTATGGTAGCCAAGGAGGTGGAAATTTTCTCCAAAAGCTACAAGGAAGGCACTGAGGGCGCCCACTGGATCTGCGACGGTAGCACGGAGTTCAGCCTGGAAACCACTGAGAAAGCTGAGCGGGGCACCGACGTAGTGCTGCACGTAGCCGAAGACTCAGACGAGTTTCTGGAGGCTGCTCGCCTGAAGGGGATTCTCAATAAATACTGCAAGTTCCTGCCGGTTGAAATTGAGTTCGAGGGTGAGGTCATTAACCAGACCGCTCCCATCTGGACCAAGCAGCCCTCGGAGCTGACCGACGAGGACTACACCAAGTTCTACCAGGAGCTGTATCCTTTCTCGGAGCCGCCGCTGTTCTGGATTCACCTCAACGTGGACTACCCCTTCAATCTGACGGGTATCCTGTACTTCCCGAAGGTGAAGGACGAGCTGCAGCTGCAGCGCAACAAAATTCAGCTGTACTCGCGCCAGGTATTTATCACCGATGAGGTGAAGGACGTGGTACCCGAGTTCCTGATGCTGCTGCACGGCGTTATCGACTCGCCGGACATTCCGCTGAACGTGTCGCGTAGCTTCCTGCAGGCCGACGCCAACGTGCGCAAAATCAATACCTACGTCACCAAAAAGGTGGCCGACAAGCTGGCCGAGCTTTTCCGTAAGGACCGCACGGGCTTCGAGGAGAAGTGGTCGGATATCGGGCTGTTTGTGAAGTACGGCATGCTCTCCGATGATAAGTTCTACGACAAGGCCAAGGACTTTGCCCTGGTGCAGAACACGGCAGGCAAGTATTTCACCCTGAGTGAGTACCAGGAGTTTGTTCAGGCCAACCAGAAGGATAAGAACGAGCAAACCGTAGTGCTGTACACCACCGACCCAGAGGCCCAGCACGCCTATGTGCAGGCGGCCACGGAGCGCGGCTACGATGTGCTCAAACTCGATGCTGTGCTCGACCCCCACTTCATTGGGCAGCTGGAGCAGAAGCTGGAAAAAACCACCTTTAAGCGCGTAGATGCCGACACCGTCAGCAAGCTGATCGAGAAGGAGGAAACCACCGAGAGCGTGCTCAGCGACGACGACAAAACCCGGCTCCAGGACGTGTTCAAAGAGGCTATCAGCAATGAGCACATGCACGTACAGGTGGAGGCATTGTCGCCCCAGGACGCGCCGGTTATCATTACCCTGCCCGAGTTTATGCGCCGCATGAAGGATATGCAGCGGGTAGGCGGCGGAGGCGGCATGCAGATGTTCGGCTCCCTGCCTGACTCCTACACCGTGAGCGTGAATGCCAACCACCCCATAGCCCTGCGCGTGCTGCAGGCCGAGGGCGAGGCTGGCTCCAAGCTGGCTCGGCAGGCGTTCGACCTGGCATTGCTGGCTCAGGGCATGCTCAAGGGTGAGGCACTAACCGCGTTTGTGAAGCGCAGCGCCGATCTGCTGGCGGCTGAGTAG
- a CDS encoding STAS/SEC14 domain-containing protein — protein sequence MFSALNSVAAQIEPDFQLIRWEWAGPIVREDFRAAFEKLVACSTAHGVTRWLADISRMPPVGIDEQAWLSEMWMEQFAAAGIRAVAVIEPIALHNQLVVESILADGRRYTRTEIQFFSDIPAALDWLAGSDQQAQQLEARWEQHKAQGE from the coding sequence ATGTTTTCTGCTCTAAATTCTGTTGCGGCTCAGATTGAGCCCGATTTCCAGCTTATTCGGTGGGAATGGGCGGGGCCTATTGTCCGGGAAGATTTTCGGGCAGCCTTTGAGAAGCTGGTGGCCTGCTCTACTGCCCACGGTGTTACCCGTTGGCTGGCCGATATTTCCCGGATGCCACCGGTAGGTATTGATGAGCAGGCTTGGCTAAGTGAAATGTGGATGGAGCAGTTTGCGGCCGCCGGCATTCGGGCGGTGGCGGTTATCGAGCCCATTGCTCTGCATAACCAGCTGGTAGTGGAAAGCATACTGGCCGACGGCCGCCGCTACACCCGGACCGAAATCCAGTTCTTCTCCGATATTCCGGCCGCTCTCGACTGGCTTGCCGGCTCCGATCAGCAGGCCCAGCAGCTGGAGGCCCGCTGGGAGCAGCACAAAGCCCAGGGTGAGTAG